The nucleotide window TTCTGTGGATTGAGCTAGGTGATAGTAGTAATTAGTTCTAAGTGATTAAAAGATTTTTTTTTAGTGATTCAAATCACTAATGCATGTATATTTAGCTCAGCAACCTTTTCAATAACTTGAGCTTGCCTTGATAAGGAGGATACCTTAATTTTAAATCTAGCAGAAAAGAGCGATTGAGTAAACTTTTTTGATGTGAAAACGTCTCAAAGCTGGCCTGACCGTGATAACGACCCATACCACTACTCCCCACACCGCCAAACGGCAAAAGGGGAAAGGCTACATGCAGAACAGTATCGTTGATACAAACACCGCCAGAACTGGTTTCCTGTAAGACTCGCTGTTGATGTTGCTGGTTGTGGGAGAAAAGGTACAGCGCAAGGGGTTTAGGTCGAGCTTTGATGAGTGCGATCGCTTCATTCAAATCAGTGTATTCAAGAACGGGTAAAATGGGGCCAAAGATTTCTTCTTGCATGATTGGCGCGTTCCAATCCACTTGATCAATAACGGTGGGAGCGATGTAAAGGTTTGTAGAATCGGTATCACCGCCAATGATAATTTCACCAAAACCGAGGAACTTACAGAGGCGGTTAAAGTGATGTTGGTTAATTATTCGGGCATAATCAGGACTGGTGGATGGGGTTGCTCCATAGAAGTCTCGGATACATTGTTTAATGTGTCCCAATAAATTGGATTTAATCTTGTGATCGACTAACAAATAGTCAGGCGCAATACAGGTTTGACCCGCATTGAGAAACTTCCCCCAAACAATTCGTCTTGCTGTGTATTCCAACTGAGTTTCAGCATCTACAACGCAAGGACTTTTTCCACCCAATTCTAAAGTCACGGGGGTTAGATGTTTAGCCGCGGCACTCATGATAATTTTTCCGATTTCAGTGCTACCCGTAAAAAAAATATGGTCAAATTTTTCTTCGAGTAACTCTTGGGTAACTTCTTTCCCACCTTCCACGACAGCAATGAAAGATGGGTCAAAGTATTTCGGTATTATTTCAGCTAACAGATGAGACGTATGAGCGGCAATTTCTGAAGGTTTGAGAATTGCACAGTTTCCCGCCGCGATCGCACCGATCAGAGGAGATATGATTAACTGAAAGGGGTAGTTCCAAGCACCAACAATCAGAACAACGCCTAATGGCTCAAAATAAACCTTGGATGAACCGGGTAAGGCAATCAATGGAGTGTTAACCTTCTTGGGTTTGGTCCAAGATTTGATATGCTTAAGCGCGAATTTGATTTCTTCTAGGCAAACTCCTACTTCAGTGGCATAAGCGTCATATTCAGACTTGTTTAAGTCGGAATGTAAGGCTTGTGTAATAGCTGCCTCATTTTCTAAAATTGCTTGTCTTAAAACTTTTAATTGAGCAACTCTAAAAGAGATATCTTTTGTCTGATTTGCGTTAAAAAAATTGTGCTGTTGACGAATAAGACTAGCCGTCGATGCTTGTGTCAGCATAACTCTTCCTTAAAAAATGTAGTGATATTAAACTGAGTCTAAGCGATCCAGATATGCTGGGAAAATCGTAACGCAAAGTTGACCAGTACAATTGTAAAAAAGACCAGGGTAGCGTATCCCCAACGAGGATAGCGTTCGAGTAAGATACCCAGCGCGATCGACAGTGAAACAATACCATAGGCGTAACGCTGAGCAGATGCCGCACCACCAGAAGCCATGATTAATGTTAAGGAAGAAAAACCATAGGTGAGGACAAGGAGTTCCAGTTGAGAGCGTAAGTGCCATAACAGGTAAGCACCACCGAAGACTGAAACAAAAAGAATTAACGCATCACCATCGAGCAGCCATAACCCAAACCATAGGGTGCAAATGCCATAGAAGACGATGGTAGAACTCAACTTTTTGCGAAAGCGCCACAGGAAATAGGCGCTTACCACAA belongs to Microcoleus sp. AS-A8 and includes:
- a CDS encoding aldehyde dehydrogenase; the protein is MLTQASTASLIRQQHNFFNANQTKDISFRVAQLKVLRQAILENEAAITQALHSDLNKSEYDAYATEVGVCLEEIKFALKHIKSWTKPKKVNTPLIALPGSSKVYFEPLGVVLIVGAWNYPFQLIISPLIGAIAAGNCAILKPSEIAAHTSHLLAEIIPKYFDPSFIAVVEGGKEVTQELLEEKFDHIFFTGSTEIGKIIMSAAAKHLTPVTLELGGKSPCVVDAETQLEYTARRIVWGKFLNAGQTCIAPDYLLVDHKIKSNLLGHIKQCIRDFYGATPSTSPDYARIINQHHFNRLCKFLGFGEIIIGGDTDSTNLYIAPTVIDQVDWNAPIMQEEIFGPILPVLEYTDLNEAIALIKARPKPLALYLFSHNQQHQQRVLQETSSGGVCINDTVLHVAFPLLPFGGVGSSGMGRYHGQASFETFSHQKSLLNRSFLLDLKLRYPPYQGKLKLLKRLLS